A single Cryptococcus neoformans var. grubii H99 chromosome 7, complete sequence DNA region contains:
- a CDS encoding AP-3 complex subunit sigma, with protein sequence MIHAVLIFNTNGKPRLSKFFTPLPPLVQQSLISQIFSLISDRPAGVCNFLDAPDLVFPTPKSMVKYRQEERNDLGLEGGRNGEEVKEMEDDTRVIYRHYATLYFVFVVDGAESELGILDLIQVFVESLDRAFENVCELDLIFHFDEVYHVLSEIIQGGLVLETNINEISACVRAATKNRKESSASANPLIPSVLAAPGGRGGNRGGSADGARRWLAAMGV encoded by the exons ATGATCCACGCCGTCCTAATATTCAATACCAACGGCAAACCTCGTCTCTCCAAGTTCTTCACGCCCCTCCCTCCACTCGTCCAACAATCGCTCATCTCCCAGATCTTCTCACTCATCTCCGACCGTCCTGCTGGAGTGTGCAACTTTCTAGATGCGCCTGATCTTGTGTTTCCCACCCCTAAGTCTATGGTAAAATATAggcaggaggagaggaatgaCCTGGGGTTGGAAGGCGGAAggaatggagaagaggtgaaagagatggaggacGATACGAGGGTGATTTACAGGCATTATGCGACACTGTACTTTGTTTTTGTGGTCGATGGAGCGGAAAGCGAGCTAGGTATCTTGGACTTGATCCAG GTCTTTGTGGAGTCATTAGATCGAGCGTTTGAGAATGTATGTGAATTGGACCTGATCTTCCATTTTGACGAA GTATATCATGTCCTATCCGAAATAATACAAGGTGGACTCGTGCTCGAGACAAATATCAATGAAATATCCGCCTGCG TACGTGCTGCTACCAAGAACCGTAAAGaatcttctgcttctgccaATCCACTCATACCGTCCGTCTTGGCAGCTCccggaggaagaggtggaaatagaggaggaagcgCCGATGGTGCGAGGAGATGGTTGGCCGCTATGGGTGTATAA
- a CDS encoding glycine-tRNA ligase has protein sequence MAISRPLVNSIRSFATKTIPIRKFSPRKSSKMVAAASVSHPSELTVPNKTAHSFDKSTLDALLARRFFFAPSFEIYGGVAGLYDYGPTGSALQANILDAWRKHYIIEEDMLELDTTIMTLSDVLKTSGHVDKFADWMVKDVKNGEIYRADHLVEGVLEARLKGDKEARGVKEEEKKEEEDDKKKKKKKVVKAEAVKLDDNTVAEYEYLLAQIDNYTGPELGEIIRKHKITNPTTGNEVSEPVEFNLMFESNIGPTGHIKGYLRPETAQGHFVNFARLLEFNNGKVPFASAQIGKSFRNEIAPRQGLLRVREFTMAEIEHYVDPLDKRHARFNEVKDVVLTLLAKGVQSEGRTEIVKKTVGEAVAEGIVDNETLGYFLGRTQLFLTKIGIDPARLRCRQHMANEMAHYATDCWDFEIQSSYGWIECVGCADRSAYDLTVHSVRTKQPLRVQQRLEQPRTVEKLECTFDAKAFGMKFKKDATMIKETLLGLEKDKLQCIKDELEKGSSSVKCADGKSYEITADLVKINPITVTEHMREFIPNVIEPSFGIGRILYSVLEHTYWAREQDAARGVLSLPALVAPIKCLIVSISQDAQLRSKIHEVSREMRKRGIASRVDDSSATIGKKYARNDELGTPFGCTVDFATIQNGTMTLRERDSTSQLIGPIEDVISVVDQLVKGVLDWEGASQKLEAYSGVQDVDA, from the exons ATGGCTATATCACGACCCTTGGTGAATTCAATCAGGTCTTTTGCAACAAAAACTATCCCAATTCGCAAGTTCAGCCCAAGGAAATCATCAAAAATGGTCGCCGCTGCCTCCGTCTCTCACCCTTCAGAACTCACTGTCCCCAACAAGACCGCTCACTCCTTTGACAAAAGCACCTTGGACGCTCTCTTGGCCAGAcgattcttcttcgccccTTCATTTGAAATTTACGGTGGGGTCGCTGGTCTTTACGACTATGGACCTACCGGTTCCGCCCTTCAGGCCAACATTCTCGATGCCTGGCGAAAGCACTACATCATCGAAGAAGATATGCTTGAGCTCGATACTACCATCATGACTCTTTCCGATGTTCTCAAAACCTCTGGCCACGTTGATAAATTTGCCGATTGGATGGTTAAGGATGTTAAGAATGGTGAGATTTATAGAGCAGATCACCTTGTCGAGGGTGTCCTCGAGGCTAGGTTAAAGGGTGACAAGGAAGCTCGAGGtgtcaaggaggaggagaagaaggaagaggaggatgacaagaaaaaaaagaagaagaaggttgtCAAGGCCGAGGCTGTGAAGCTTGATGACAACACAGTCGCCGAGTACGAGTACCTTTTGGCTCAG ATTGATAACTACACTGGCCCTGAGCTCGGTGAGATTATTAGAAAGCATAAGATCACCAACCCCACCACTGGCAACGAGGTCTCTGAGCCCGTCGAGTTCAATCTCATGTTCGAGTCCAACATCGGTCCTACTGGCCACATCAAGGGTTACCTCCGCCCCGAAACCGCTCAGGGTCACTTTGTCAACTTTGCTCGTCTTCTCGAATTCAACAACGGCAAGGTCCCCTTCGCCTCTGCTCAGATCGGTAAAAGTTTCCGAAACGAAATCGCCCCCAGACAGGGCTTGCTCCGTGTCCG AGAGTTCACCATGGCCGAGATTGAGCACTATGTTGATCCTCTTGACAAACGTCACGCTCGATTCAACGAGGTTAAGGACGTCGTCCTCACCCTTTTGGCCAAGGGTGTTCAGAGCGAGGGTAGGACCGAGATTGTGAAGAAGACTGTTGGTGAGGCTGTTGCTGAG GGTATCGTCGACAACGAGACTCTTGGTTACTTCCTCGGTCGAACTCAGTTGTTCTTAACCAAGATCGGTATAGACCCTGCTAGGTTGAGATGCAGGCAGCACATGGCTAACGAAATGGCCCATTACGCCACC GACTGTTGGGACTTTGAGATCCAATCCTCTTATGGCTGGATCGAGTGTGTCGGTTGCGCGGACCGATCCGCTTATGACCTTACCGTCCACTCCGTCCGAACCAAGCAGCCTCTCCGAGTCCAGCAACGTCTCGAGCAGCCCCGAACTGTCGAGAAGCTTGAATGCACCTTTGACGCCAAGGCTTTCGGCATGAAGTTTAAGAAGGACGCTACTATGATCAAGGAGACTTTGCTTGGTCTTGAGAAGGACAAGTTGCAATGCATCAAGGATGAGCTCGAGAAGGGCTCTTCCAGCGTCAAGTGCGCCGATGGCAAGTCTTATGAGATCACCGCCGACCTCGTCAAGATCAACCCCATCACCGTTACTGAGCACA TGCGCGAATTCATCCCTAACGTCATCGAGCCCTCTTTCGGTATTGGTCGTATCCTCTACTCTGTTCTCGAACACACTTACTGGGCACGAGAGCAAGACGCCGCTCGAGGTGTCCTTTCCCTCCCTGCACTCGTCGCTCCTATCAAATGTCTCATCGTCTCTATCTCTCAGGATGCTCAGCTGAGGAGTAAAATCCACGAAGTTT CCcgagagatgagaaagcGAGGTATCGCTAGCCGAGTCGACGATTCTTCCGCTACTATCGGTAAGAAGTACGCCCGAAACGATGAACTTGGTACTCCTTTCGGCTGTACCGTCGACTTCGCCA CCATCCAAAACGGTACCATGACTCTCCGAGAGCGGGACTCTACCAGCCAACTTATCGGTCCTATTGAGGACGTCATCAGCGTTGTTGATCAGCTTGTCAAGGGCGTTCTCGACTGGGAGGGTGCCAGCCAGAAGTTGGAGGCCTACAGCGGTGTGCAGGATGTAGATGCTTAA
- a CDS encoding precorrin-2 dehydrogenase/sirohydrochlorin ferrochelatase translates to MSTEESKPPLEPSVQATELPREASLASLPSESYPEVHQGASLLLALRLQGRPILLIGGGVVASSRLYFLLESGAHITLISPLPLDPSISHYISHSSTASQITYLARPYAGRSDPVKVKDFDLVLTAIDDNDLSREVCEMCREERVMVNVADIPPQCDFYFGAQMRQGPLQILISTGGLGPRAGAMLRDLIVDALPDDIESSLEGVGALRRDLRERAPGVGGKGGKKRMEWMKATCDKWGLEQMKKFNDVTVRKRILDEGWEKGIVLGPEHLEKKGDDWTAIAGKVAGNMLALGMAAGFAIWLRAYNTAKR, encoded by the exons ATGTCCACAGAAGAATCAAAACCACCTCTCGAGCCATCTGTCCAAGCTACAGAGCTCCCTAGGGAAGCTTCTCTCGCCTCT CTCCCGTCCGAATCTTATCCAGAAGTTCACCAAGGcgcttccctcctcctcgctctcCGCCTCCAAGGACGACCTATCCTCCTTATTGGCGGCGGAGTCGTCGCCTCCTCTCGTCtctacttcctcctcgaaTCCGGCGCTCACATCACCCTCATCTCGCCATTGCCTCTCGacccttccatctcccactACATCTCCCACTCCTCCACTGCCTCCCAAATTACCTATCTAGCCCGCCCTTACGCTGGGCGGTCTGATCCGGTCAAAGTGAAGGATTTCGATCTCGTCCTCACGGCTATCGATGACAATGACCTGTCAAGGGAGGTATGTGAGATGTGCAGGGAAGAACGGGTGATGGTGAACGTGGCGGATATCCCGCCACAATGCGATTTCTATTTCGGTGCACAAATGCGCCAGGGTCCTTTACagatcctcatctccaccgGGGGATTAGGACCGAGGGCGGGAGCAATGTTGAGGGACCTGATCGTGGATGCGTTACCGGATGATATCGAGTCGAGTTTGGAAGGCGTGGGCGCATTGAGAAGAGATTTGAGGGAGCGTGCGCCTGGAGTAGGAGGGAaaggtgggaagaagaggatggagtgGATGAAGGCTACTTGTGATAAGTGGGGATTAGAGCAAATGAAGAAGTTTAATGATGTAACGgtcaggaagaggattctGGATGAAGgttgggagaagggaatCGTCCTTGGTCCGGAGcacttggagaagaagggagatgatTGGACGGCAATTGCAGGAAAGGTGGCAGGGAATATGCTGGCATTGGGGATGGCAGCAGGTTTTGCTATTTGGCTTCGTGCTTATAATACTGCTAAAAGATAG
- a CDS encoding ubiquitin-like 1-activating enzyme E1 B, with the protein MPRSTYTEALLGQEVYKKVRETKVLVVGAGGIGCELLKNLVLVGFANIEIIDLDTIDLSNLNRQFLFRKPDISKSKALVAAATAHHFNPSSGININARHGNVKDSVNDLEWIKGFGLVMNALDNMDARRHVNRLCQAAGVPLVESGTAGYLGQVTPMIKDVTECFDCVPKPAPKAFPVCTIRSTPSEPIHCIVWGKTYLFGKLFGEDDEDMDTEELDKAKASGENAEEIENLKKEAAAFRQVRKSLSEEDGPRRVFHKIFNEDIFRLLAMEDMWKKEGRVKPVPLDCDAILDGTFVAPPLRTVPAANQQANSDKVAERAKDKPAALLKDQKELSLKENLELFLDSCKRLSARALAFPDTPLSFDKDDDDTLDFVLATANLRATAYGIPNKTRFQVKEMAGNIIPAIATTNAIIAGLIVMQSLNILSRMHSISNGGPSTDSSHIPVRNVFLRTDPTKPLGSFVPQHPDPTCSVCRDVYIPFKADVGKCTLGEFVEDVVKGWLGSAEFEGQGEGKDVEWTVFEGGRLLADPDFEDNFERTLEDLGVGRGKILTVRDEDTKYRPVHFCVCQPDPEASNAYTLPDEKLTIPLAPAKPKDAARESSEEPEIVEHVPANTAPKDMPNVTAGVKRPAPEDDGQIAVGRDDAKKRRVTTVVDDDDDFEIL; encoded by the exons ATGCCCAGGTCAACATATACTGAAGCGCTTCTCGGGCAAGAGGTGTATAAAAAGGTTAGAGAGACAAAGGTTCTCGTCGTTGGTGCTGGTGGTATTGGCTGTGAACTCC TGAAGAACCTTGTTTTGGTTGGGTTCGCCAATATTGAGATT ATTGACCTTGACACCATTGACCTCTCAAACTTGAACCGCCAATTTCTCTTCCGAAAACCGGACATCTCCAAATCCAAAGCCCTTGTTGCCGCTGCGACAGCTCACCACTTCAACCCCAGCTCTGGCATCAACATCAACGCTAGGCATGGGAATGTCAAGGATAGTGTGAATGATCTCGAGTGGATCAAAGGGTTCGGGTTGGTCATGAACGCATTGGATAATATGG ATGCACGACGACATGTGAATAGGCTTTGTCAGGCCGCTGGTGTTCCACTTGTCGAGTCTGGTACTGCCGGTTATCTCGGTCAGGTTACTCCCATGATCAAG GACGTTACTGAATGCTTTGACTGCGTGCCCAAGCCTGCTCCCAAAGCGTTCCCAGTCTGCACTATCCGTTCAACACCTAGTGAACCTATTCACTGTATCGTCTGGGGAAAGACGTATCTTTTTGGAAAGTTATTcggtgaagatgatgaggacaTGGACACTGAAGAGCTGGACAAGGCCAAAGCTAGCGGGGAGAATG CggaggagattgaaaacctgaaaaaggaagctGCTGCCTTCAGACAAGTAAGAAAATCGCTtagtgaagaagatggccCTCGTCGAGTATTCCACAAAATTTTCAACGAAGATATCTTCCGTCTCTTGGCTATGGAGGATATgtggaaaaaggaaggccGTGTAAAGCCTGTACCTCTTGATTGCGATGCCATTCTGGACGGGACGTTTGTCGCCCCACCACTCCGTACGGTGCCTGCAGCGAATCAGCAGGCGAACAGCGACAAGGTGGCTGAAAGGGCCAAGGATAAACCTGCGGCGTTATTGAAGGACCAGAAAGAGTTGAGTTTGAAGGAGAACTTGGAATTATTCCTGGACAG CTGCAAGAGGCTTTCCGCTCGAGCACTTGCCTTCCCCGACACACCTCTATCCTTTGataaggatgatgacgatacTCTTGACTTTGTACTTGCGACCGCTAACCTTCGAGCTACCGCTTATGGTATCCCCAATAAGACTCGGTTCCAAGTGAAAG AAATGGCTGGTAATATCATTCCCGCTATCGCTACCACTAACGCCATCATCGCCGGTCTTATCGTGATGCAATCCCTCAACATCCTTTCTCGAATGcactccatctccaacgGCGGCCCATCTACCGACTCCAGCCATATCCCCGTCCGCAACGTCTTCCTCCGAACAGACCCTACCAAACCCCTCGGCTCATTTGTACCCCAACATCCAGACCCGACATGCAGCGTCTGTCGAGACGTATACATCCCGTTCAAAGCTGATGTCGGGAAATGCACGTTGGGCGAGTTTGTGGAGGATGTAGTAAAAGGCTGGCTTGGATCAGCAGAGTttgaaggacaaggagaagggaaggatgTGGAATGGACGGTgtttgaaggagggaggCTTTTGGCCGATCCAGACTTTGAGGATAATTTTGAAAGGACTTTGGAGGATCTTGGGGTTGGACGAGGTAAGATTCTGACGGtgagggatgaagatacAAAGTACAGACCTGTACACTTTTGCGTCTGCCAACC TGACCCCGAAGCGTCAAATGCTTACACGCTCCCCGACgaaaaactcaccatcccGCTCGCTCCTGCTAAACCCAAAGATGCCGCTCGTGAATCTTCCGAAGAACCCGAGATTGTCGAACATGTCCCCGCCAATACTGCGCCGAAGGATATGCCTAATGTGACTGCAGGAGTGAAGCGACCAGCGcccgaagatgatggacaAATTGCCGTGGGAAGGGATGAtgcgaagaaaagaagggtgACTACtgtggtggatgatgatgatgatttcGAGATCTTGTAA
- a CDS encoding protein CFT1, with protein sequence MHALHQTLLPSSSIHHSLFLPHFTPSTIYPLPKPPAVLDTPDVKVIGNLVVAGAEVLRVFEIREESVPIIEKAKLEEDVAEGEKDVQMEEVGDGFFDDGHAERAPLKYQTTRRLHLLTQHELNGTVTGLAATRTLESTIDGLDRLIVSFKDAKMALLEWSRGDIATVSLHTYERCSQMNTGDLQSYVPLLRTDPLWRLAVLTLPEDSLAVLPLIQEQSELDPLSEGFSRDAPYSPSFVLSLSDVSTTIKNIQDLLFLPGFHSPTIALLFSPMHTWSGRLQTVKDTFCLEIRTFDLSSGTSYPLLTSVSGLPSDSLYLVACPSELGGIVIVTSTGIVHVDQGGRVAAACVNAWWSRITSLKCSTASVSQKLTLEGSRCVFVTPHDMLLVLQNGAVHQVRFSMEGRAVGVIEVLDKGCVVPPPSDLTVAGDGAVFVGSAEGDSWLAKVNVVRQVVERAEKKKDEMEVDWDEDLYGDINDAALDEKAQEQFGPAAITLSPYDILTGVGKIMDIEFGIAASDQGLRTYPQLVAVSGGSRNSTFNVFRRGIPITKRRRFNELLNADGVWFLPIDRQTGQKFKDIPEAERATMLLSSEGNATRVFALSSKPTPQQIGRLDGKTLSAAPFFQRSCILHVSPLEVVLLDNNGKIIQTVCPRGDGPKIVNASISDPFVIIRRADDSVTFFVGDTVARTVGEAPIVSEGESPVCQAVEIFTDTTGVYRTFEPSKSQSSESASHHTDSESKPYITNGTNGTTARSTRQTQLTPEQIKRLQEQEPAITTEAPSMETAINSSHGTQWLALVTRSGELQIRSLPDLHIVLQSEGLGSSAPSFTDDLGENPGYVLGEKREEGEEEDEIIQMVFCPIGKGTVRQHLLALHHSGRLNAYEAQPRFTVDASSHSRRSLAVRFRKVHTQLLPISGGVGTTNGNARLPYTIVPFNNIEGLTGAFITGEKPHWIISSEAHPLRAFALKQAAMAFGKTTHLGGKGEYFIRIEDGSFICYLPPTLNTDFAIPCDRYQMERAYTNITFDPTSAHYVGAASIEVPFQAYDEEGEIQLGPDGPDLIPPTNQRSTLELFSQGSDPWRVIDGYEFDQNEEVMSMESVNLESPGAPGGYRDFIAVGTGFNFGEDRATRGNTYIFEILQTVGPQGGGGPGSVPGWKLVKRTKDPARHPVNAVNHINGYLLNTNGPKLYVKGLDYDAQLMGLAFLDIQLYATTVKVFKNFMLIGDLCKSFWFVSLQEDPYKFTTISKDLQHVSVVTADFLVHDGQVTFISSDRNGDMRMLDFDPTDPDSLNGERLMLKTEYHAGSAATVSKVIARRKTAEEEFAPQTQIIYATADGALTTVVSVKDARFKRLQLVSDQLVRNAQHVAGLNPRAFRTVRNDLLPRPLSKGILDGQLLNQFALQPIGRQKEMMRQIGTDAVTVASDLQALGGFW encoded by the exons ATGCACGCTCTCCACCAGACCCTTCTCCCCTCGTCCTCCATACACcactccctcttcctcccacaCTTCACCCCGTCGACCATCTACCCTCTCCCAAAACCGCCCGCAGTGCTCGATACCCCCGATGTCAAGGTCATCGGCAACCTTGTCGTCGCTGGAGCAGAAGTATTGAGAGTGTTTGAAATACGGGAAGAGAGTGTCCCAATAATAGAAAAAGCCAaactggaggaagatgtaGCTGAGGGCGAGAAGGATGTGCAGATGGAAGAAGTCGGCGACGGATTCTTTGACGACGGTCATGCAGAA CGAGCTCCGTTAAAATATCAAACGACTCGCCGGCTGCATCTCTTGACGCAACATGAGCTCAATGGCACGGTAACCGGTTTGGCAGCTACGAGAACGCTCGAGAGTACTATCGACGGTTTAGACAGATTGATTGTGTCGTTCAAGGACGCAAAG ATGGCACTTTTGGAATGGTCAAGAGGGGATATCGCAACAGTGTCTTTGCATACGTACGAGCGATGCTCTCAAATGAACACTGGTGATTTGCAGAGCTATGTCCCACTGCTCAGGACAGACCCGTTATGGAGATTGGCTGTCCTCACTCTTCCCGAAGACTCATTGGCGGTTTTGCCTTTGATCCAGGAGCAGTCAGAATTAGACCCATTATCAGAAGGTTTCTCTCG TGATGCACCGTACTCACCCTCATttgttctctctctttcagATGTGTCCACAACCATCAAGAACATTCAagatctcctcttccttcctggcTTCCACTCTCCCACTATCGCACTCCTCTTTTCACCCATGCACACTTGGTCAGGTAGACTACAAACCGTCAAAGATACATTTTGCTTGGAGATTCGTACCTTTGATCTTTCTTCCGGCACTTCTTATCCCCTCCTCACTTCTGTCTCTGGGCTCCCTAGCGACAGTCTGTACCTCGTCGCATGTCCTTCAGAACTGGGCGGTATTGTCATTGTGACTAGCACCGGTATTGTGCATGTCGATCAAGGCGGTCGAGTAGCTGCCGCCTGCGTCAATGCCTGGTGGTCACGAATTACATCCCTCAAATGCTCAACGGCTTCTGTGTCCCAGAAACTTACCCTCGAAGGATCTCGGTGTGTCTTTGTCACTCCTCATGACATGCTGCTCGTCCTTCAGAATGGTGCCGTTCATCAAGTGAGGTTTAgcatggaaggaagagcggTCGGGGTGATTGAAGTGCTGGATAAGGGGTGTGTCGTTCCCCCCCCGTCAGATTTGACCGTGGCGGGTGATGGAGCCGTGTTTGTCGGTTCTGCGGAGGGTGATTCATGGTTAGCCAAAGTCAATGTTGTCAGGCAAGTGGTAGAAagggcagagaagaagaaggatgagatggaagtAGACtgggatgaag atcTGTATGGTGATATTAATGACGCTGCACTTGACGAAAAGGCCCAAGAACAGTTCGGTCCCGCTGCAATCACTCTTTCTCCTTATGACATCTTGACAGGTGTTGGGAAGATTATGGATATTGAGTTTGGTATCGCTGCTTCCGATCAAGGA TTACGCACGTATCCCCAATTGGTAGCCGTCAGTGGTGGATCTCGCAATTCAACTTTCAACGTCTTCCGT CGAGGTATCCCTATAACGAAGCGCCGCCGATTCAACGAGCTGCTCAATGCCGATGGTGTCTGGTTTCTCCCTATCGACAGGCAAACAGGGCAAAAGTTCAAGGATATCCCCGAAGCGGAGAGGGCGACAATGTTGTTGAGCAGCGAAGGAAATGCTACCAGA GTTTTTGCATTATCCTCTAAGCCTACGCCCCAGCAAATTGGTCGGCTTGACGGCAAGACCTTGTCAGCAGCACCATTCTTCCAGCGATCATGCATCCTGCATGTTTCGCCCCTAGAAGTCGTTCTCTTGGATAATA ATGGTAAAATTATTCAAACCGTCTGCCCTCGTGGTGATGGTCCCAAAATTGTAAATGCCAGTATCTCTGATCCGTTCGTGATCATCCGCCGAGCGGACGATAGCGTCACTTTCTTTGTCGGTGATACTGTTGCAAGAACGGTTGGTGAAGCTCCTATCGTTTCGGAAGGA GAATCTCCCGTTTGTCAGGCAGTTGAGATCTTTACAGATACTACCGGAGTCTACCGTACTTTCGAGCCTTCCAAATCCCAGTCGTCGGAGTCCGCTTCCCACCATACTGACTCTGAAAGTAAACCTTATATCACCAACGGCACGAATGGCACCACCGCGCGTTCCACTCGCCAAACCCAACTCACCCCTGAGCAGATCAAGCGATtacaagaacaagaaccTGCCATCACCACAGAAGCACCTAGCATGGAGACTGCAATCAATTCTTCACATGGCACTCAATGGCTTGCGCTTGTGACGAGGAGTGGGGAGTTGCAGATACGGTCATTGCCCGATCTGCATATTGTTTTGCAGAGTGAGGGTTTGGGATCGTCTGCACCGAGTTTCACGGATGATTTGGGCGAGAATCCTGGCTACGTACTTGgtgagaaaagggaagagggtgaagaagaggatgagattaTACAGATGGTGTTCTGCCCCATTGGAAAGGGAACTGTCAGGCAGCACTTGCTC GCTCTTCACCACTCAGGTCGATTAAACGCCTACGAAGCTCAACCGCGCTTCACTGTCGATGCATCATCCCATTCTCGTCGTTCGCTCGCAGTTCGATTCCGTAAAGTTCACActcaacttcttcccatctcgGGCGGTGTCGGTACCACCAATGGTAACGCTCGACTACCTTACACCATCGTCCCCTTCAACAACATTGAGGGTTTGACCGGAGCGTTCATTACTGGAGAGAAGCCGCATTGGATTATCTCGAGTGAGGCTCATCCTCTGAGGGCGTTTGCGTTGAAACAAGCGGCGATGGCGTTTGGCAAAACGACTCATCTGGGCGGGAAGGGAGAATACTTCATTAGAATAGAAGAT GGTTCCTTCATCTGTTACTTACCTCCCACACTCAACACCGATTTTGCTATCCCTTGTGATCGGTACCAAATGGAGCGAGCTTATACCAATATAACATTCGATCCAACATCTGCTCATTACGTCGGAGCTGCTTCCATTGAGGTACCATTCCAGGCgtatgatgaagagggagaaatCCAGTTGGGGCCAGATG GTCCTGACCTCATTCCCCCGACTAACCAACGATCAACTCTTGAACTTTTCTCGCAAGGTTCTGATCCTTGGAGAGTTATTGATGGTTATGAGTTTGACCaaaatgaagaagtcaTGAGTATGGAGAGTGTGAACTTGGAATCGCCTGGTGCGCCGGGTGGCTATAGGGACTTTATTGCCGTGGGAACCGGTTTCAATTTTGGTGAAGATCGGGCTACGAGAGGGAAC ACATATATATTTGAGATTCTTCAGACTGTCGGGCCGCAAGGAGGGGGAGGTCCTGGTAGTGTACCAGGGTGGAAATTGGTCAAAAGGACAAAAGACCCCGCGAGACATCCTGTGAATGCTGTAAATCACATTAACGGGTATTTATTGAACACCAATGGTCCAAAG CTCTACGTAAAAGGCCTCGACTACGACGCTCAGCTCATGGGCCTCGCTTTCCTCGATATCCAATTATACGCTACCACTGTCAAAGTGTTTAAGAACTTTATGCTCATTGGCGACCTTTGCAAGAGTTTTTGGTTTGTTTCACTTCAAGAAGATCCCTACAAGTTCACAACTATCAGTAAAGATTTGCAACACGTCTCGGTTGTGACTGCAGACTTCCTCGTACATGATGGCCAGGTGACCTTTATCTCCAGCGATAGGAATGGTGACATGAGAATGCTTGACTTCGATCCCACTG ACCCCGACTCGCTGAATGGTGAACGTTTGATGCTGAAAACTGAGTATCATGCTGGATCTGCCGCCACAGTATCCAAGGTGATTGCTAGGAGGAAGActgcagaggaagaatttGCACCGCAGACACAGATCATCTACG CCACGGCCGATGGAGCATTGACAACTGTCGTATCTGTCAAGGATGCGAGGTTCAAGCGGTTACAGCTCGTATCTGATCAACTGGTCAGGAATGCCCAGCATGTTGCGGGCCTCAACCCTCGAGCCTTCAG AACTGTTCGTAATGACCTCTTACCACGCCCCTTGTCGAAAGGTATCCTGGATGGTCAACTTCTCAACCAATTCGCTCTCCAACCGATAGGAAGGcaaaaggagatgatgcgACAGATCGGTACGGATGCTGTTACCGTCGCTAGTGATTTGCAGGCCTTGGGCGGTTTCtggtaa
- a CDS encoding pyrroline-5-carboxylate reductase, translating to MGYTLAVLGCGTMGVAILSGVISSLETRASLPRNPNASSEPPSGISTPTASQFFDAPEASLPSTFIATVGREETGRKLKRTLAEMGPIGKQVQVRAGQGNVKTVDEADVILVCSKPQIARSILEEEGMSKALEGKLLISICAGVTISQLKSWVPETTRVVRAMPNTPCKIGEGMTIVTPLSDALSRTLILNIFTSCGRCRFLDEKHFDACTALAGSGPAFVALVLEAMADGGVMMGLPRSEALELAAQTMQGTGRMALQTGLHPAQLKDSVTTPGGCTIAGLLTLEDGRVRSTMARAIQVATNHASGLGQDKK from the exons ATGGGCTACACTCTCGCTGTTCTCG GATGCGGTACCATGGGCGTCGCCATCCTCTCGGGCgtcatctcctctctcgAAACCCGcgcctctcttcctcgcaaCCCTAATGCCTCCTCCGAGCCTCCTTCCGGTATCTCCACTCCTACCGCCTCCCAATTCTTCGATGCTCCTGAAGCTTCCCTCCCTAGCACTTTCATCGCTACCGTCGGGCGTGAAGAAACGGGCCGTAAGCTGAAACGCACTTTGGCCGAGATGGGCCCTATCGGGAAACAAGTCCAGGTCCGCGCTGGTCAGGGGAACGTCAAGACTGTGGACGAAGCCGATGTTATCTTGGTGTGTTCCAAGCCTCAGATTGCGAGGTCCAtcttggaggaggaaggtatGAGCAAGGCGTTGGAGGGCAAGTTGCTCATTTCCATCTGTGCGGGTGTGACCATCTCCCAACTTAAGAGCTGGGTGCCCGAGACCACCCGGGTGGTGCGGGCTATGCCAAACACCCCTTGTAAGATCGGAGAAGGCATGACTATCGTGACCCCCCTGTCTGACGCTCTTTCCCGAACGCTTATCCTTAACATCTTTACTTCTTGTGGCAGATGCCGATTCCTCGATGAGAAGCACTTTGACGCTTGTACCGCCCTTGCGGGCTCTGGTCCTGCGTTTGTGGCTTTAGTGTTGGAGGCGATGGCCGATGGTGGTGTGATGATGGGTTTGCCCAGGTCAGAAGCTTTGGAATTGGCAGCTCAAA CCATGCAAGGAACCGGAAGAATGGCTCTTCAAACAGGTTTGCACCCTGCCCAGTTGAAGGACAGTGTGACTA CTCCCGGTGGATGCACCATTGCCGGTTTGTTGACACTTGAAGACGGCCGGGTGCGATCAACCATGGCCCGAGCTATCCAAGTCGCTACCAACCA CGCTTCTGGCCTTGGACAAGACAAGAAGTAA